The following coding sequences lie in one Arachis ipaensis cultivar K30076 chromosome B03, Araip1.1, whole genome shotgun sequence genomic window:
- the LOC110269525 gene encoding uncharacterized protein LOC110269525: MSQHLEGKVVIAGDFNAITSQAEKEGGGQKSATTIATFTNFIDSNELVDIGMVGRPFTWTNRRQGENLVKERLDRYLVGMEWKLKFPNAVVHRLTESGSDHAPILMETKPQSWHSKRWFKYQERWCGEEDVKRIVSEV, encoded by the coding sequence ATGAGCCAACACCTGGAAGGAAAAGTGGTAATAGCAGGCGATTTTAATGCTATAACAAGCCAAGCAGAAAAAGAGGGTGGAGGCCAAAAATCAGCAACCACCATTGCAACATTCACTAATTTTATTGACAGTAACGAATTAGTGGATATTGGAATGGTGGGGCGCCCTTTCACGTGGACAAATCGAAGACAAGGAGAGAATTTGGTGAAGGAGAGGCTTGACCGCTATTTAGTTGGGATGGAATGGAAGTTGAAGTTTCCGAATGCAGTGGTGCACAGGCTCACAGAGTCAGGCTCGGATCATGCTCCAATTTTGATGGAAACCAAACCTCAATCCTGGCATAGTAAAAGGTGGTTTAAATACCAGGAACGTTGGTGTGGAGAAGAGGATGTCAAGAGAATTGTCAGTGAAGTGTGA
- the LOC107631159 gene encoding protein GUCD1 isoform X1 — protein sequence MWPLYLLFNKILKTEDERELKGDNLSAIDPYLFQHSSSNNNIESHLPSLRRSLFVDVPHVNQIYTWDCGLACVSMVLKTIGVNDRDIQALAELCCTNSIWTVDLAYLLQRFSVAFSYFTVTFGANPNYSVESFYKEELPNDLVRVDMLFQKAVESGIDIQCRSISGREISILILSGKYIAIALVDQSKLSHVLQDDVHVPEVSSNNPGYTGHYVLICGYDAGADMFEIRDPASSKKHKRISSKSLEEARKTFGTDEDLLLISLEKSKNHHQLSNQLSTDVNMDSSISSPLQ from the exons ATGTGGCCCTTATACCTGTTATTCAACAAGATTCTTAAGACAGAAGATGAAAGAGAATTGAAAGGAGATAATTTGAGTGCCATAGATCCCTACTTGTTTCAGCATTCATCAAGTAACAATAACATAGAGTCCCATCTTCCCTCCTTACGCCGCTCGCTCTTTGTTGAT GTACCACATGTAAACCAAATATATACATGGGATTGTGGCCTTGCTTGTGTCTCGATGGTTTTGAAAACTATTGGTGTTAACGACCGTGATATTCAAGCCCTGGCTGAGCTATGCTGCACTAATAG TATCTGGACAGTTGATTTGGCATATTTGTTGCAGAGATTTTCTGTTGCATTTTCCTATTTCACTGTAACATTTGGTGCAAACCCAAACTATTCTGTTGAATCCTTTTACAAG GAGGAATTGCCTAATGATCTAGTCAGAGTAGATATGTTATTTCAAAAAGCAGTGGAGTCTGGAATTGACATACAG TGTAGATCAATTAGTGGAAGAGAGATTTCCATTCTCATATTGTCAGGGAAATATATTGCTATTGCATTAGTTGACCAAAGCAAATTGAG TCATGTATTGCAAGATGATGTTCATGTTCCTGAAGTTTCCAGCAATAACCCTGGCTATACTG GTCACTATGTTTTGATATGTGGCTATGATGCTGGAGCAGATATGTTTGAGATTAGAGATCCTGCCAGCTCTAA GAAGCATAAAAGGATATCTTCAAAGTCCTTAGAAGAAGCTCGCAAAACCTTTGGGACAGATGAGGATCTTCTCTTG ATATCTTTGGAGAAGAGCAAGAACCACCATCAACTTTCAAACCAACTTTCCACTGATGTCAATATGGATTCTTCAATTTCTTCTCCTCTGCAATAA
- the LOC107631159 gene encoding protein GUCD1 isoform X2 produces MWPLYLLFNKILKTEDERELKGDNLSAIDPYLFQHSSSNNNIESHLPSLRRSLFVDVPHVNQIYTWDCGLACVSMVLKTIGVNDRDIQALAELCCTNSIWTVDLAYLLQRFSVAFSYFTVTFGANPNYSVESFYKCRSISGREISILILSGKYIAIALVDQSKLSHVLQDDVHVPEVSSNNPGYTGHYVLICGYDAGADMFEIRDPASSKKHKRISSKSLEEARKTFGTDEDLLLISLEKSKNHHQLSNQLSTDVNMDSSISSPLQ; encoded by the exons ATGTGGCCCTTATACCTGTTATTCAACAAGATTCTTAAGACAGAAGATGAAAGAGAATTGAAAGGAGATAATTTGAGTGCCATAGATCCCTACTTGTTTCAGCATTCATCAAGTAACAATAACATAGAGTCCCATCTTCCCTCCTTACGCCGCTCGCTCTTTGTTGAT GTACCACATGTAAACCAAATATATACATGGGATTGTGGCCTTGCTTGTGTCTCGATGGTTTTGAAAACTATTGGTGTTAACGACCGTGATATTCAAGCCCTGGCTGAGCTATGCTGCACTAATAG TATCTGGACAGTTGATTTGGCATATTTGTTGCAGAGATTTTCTGTTGCATTTTCCTATTTCACTGTAACATTTGGTGCAAACCCAAACTATTCTGTTGAATCCTTTTACAAG TGTAGATCAATTAGTGGAAGAGAGATTTCCATTCTCATATTGTCAGGGAAATATATTGCTATTGCATTAGTTGACCAAAGCAAATTGAG TCATGTATTGCAAGATGATGTTCATGTTCCTGAAGTTTCCAGCAATAACCCTGGCTATACTG GTCACTATGTTTTGATATGTGGCTATGATGCTGGAGCAGATATGTTTGAGATTAGAGATCCTGCCAGCTCTAA GAAGCATAAAAGGATATCTTCAAAGTCCTTAGAAGAAGCTCGCAAAACCTTTGGGACAGATGAGGATCTTCTCTTG ATATCTTTGGAGAAGAGCAAGAACCACCATCAACTTTCAAACCAACTTTCCACTGATGTCAATATGGATTCTTCAATTTCTTCTCCTCTGCAATAA